In one window of Nocardia brasiliensis DNA:
- a CDS encoding Ppx/GppA phosphatase family protein, protein MRLGVLDVGSNTVHLLVVDAHRGGHPMPMSSTKATLRLSENMDDHGRITDSGAQRLIATVAEFASIAETSRCVELMPFATSALREATNSEAVLARVRAETGVDLQVLTGVDEARLTFLAVRRWFGWSAGRILDLDIGGGSLEMTNGGDEEPDVALSLQLGAGRLTREWLREDPPGKRRVNVLRDWLDAELALPAKQLIEAGKPDLAVGTSKTFRSLARLTGAAPSAAGPRVRRTLTSSGLRQLIAFISRMTAADRAELEGVSSDRSQQLVAGALIAEASMRALSLDSLEICPWALREGLILRKLDTNMNGGPRATAIPGPATDSGRPAPGAGVALPGPIGTVSS, encoded by the coding sequence GTGCGGCTAGGGGTACTCGACGTCGGAAGCAACACGGTCCATCTGCTCGTGGTGGACGCGCACCGTGGCGGTCACCCCATGCCCATGAGCTCGACGAAGGCCACGCTGCGGCTCTCGGAGAACATGGACGACCACGGCCGCATCACCGACTCCGGCGCGCAGCGGCTGATCGCCACCGTCGCCGAATTCGCCAGCATCGCCGAGACTTCCAGGTGTGTCGAGCTGATGCCGTTCGCCACCTCCGCGCTGCGCGAGGCCACCAATTCCGAGGCGGTGCTCGCCCGGGTCCGGGCCGAGACCGGAGTCGATCTGCAGGTGCTCACCGGCGTCGACGAGGCCAGGCTGACCTTTCTCGCGGTGCGCCGCTGGTTCGGCTGGAGCGCGGGCCGCATCCTCGATCTCGACATCGGCGGCGGCTCGCTGGAAATGACCAACGGCGGCGACGAGGAACCCGATGTCGCGCTCTCGCTGCAACTCGGGGCCGGGCGGTTGACCAGGGAGTGGTTGCGTGAGGACCCGCCGGGCAAGCGCCGGGTCAACGTGCTGCGCGACTGGCTCGACGCGGAGCTGGCGCTGCCCGCGAAACAGTTGATCGAGGCCGGTAAGCCGGACCTGGCCGTCGGCACGTCCAAGACCTTCCGCTCGCTGGCCAGGCTGACCGGCGCCGCACCCTCTGCCGCGGGGCCGCGGGTGCGTCGTACACTCACCAGCTCAGGTCTGCGCCAACTGATCGCGTTCATCTCGCGGATGACGGCCGCCGACCGTGCAGAATTGGAAGGCGTAAGTTCGGATCGGTCACAGCAATTGGTGGCTGGCGCATTGATCGCGGAGGCGAGTATGCGGGCACTATCGCTGGATTCCCTCGAGATTTGTCCGTGGGCGCTGCGGGAAGGGCTGATCCTGCGCAAACTGGATACCAACATGAACGGCGGACCCCGAGCGACAGCCATACCGGGCCCGGCGACCGACAGCGGCCGCCCGGCGCCCGGCGCTGGAGTGGCGCTACCTGGGCCGATAGGAACGGTTTCGTCATGA
- a CDS encoding sugar phosphate isomerase/epimerase family protein, with product MLVGLSTASVYPQNTEAAFRYAAEIGYDGVELMVWAEPASQSIATVQSYVRKYDVPVIAIHAPCLLISQRVWGADPAAKLERSVRTAEALGARTVVVHPPFRWQRRYAENFADQVAELEADSPVVVAVENMFPMRADTLFGRGARSVKRLERRGGPGIGLTAFSPSYDPTDTGFAHYTLDLSHTATAGADPLALAARMGQGLAHLHLADGRGAAHDEHLIPGEGTQPCVELCETLVRNGFTGQAVAEINTQNARTTQARAAMLHRTLAFARLHLNGVTAPAPAIHP from the coding sequence ATCCTGGTCGGCCTGTCCACGGCGTCGGTCTATCCGCAGAACACCGAGGCGGCCTTCCGGTACGCGGCCGAAATCGGTTACGACGGTGTCGAATTGATGGTCTGGGCCGAGCCCGCCAGCCAGAGCATCGCCACCGTGCAGTCCTACGTGCGCAAGTACGACGTGCCGGTCATCGCGATTCACGCGCCGTGCCTGCTGATCTCGCAGCGGGTGTGGGGCGCGGACCCCGCCGCCAAGCTCGAGCGCAGCGTGCGCACCGCGGAGGCGCTCGGCGCGCGCACCGTCGTGGTGCATCCGCCGTTCCGCTGGCAGCGCAGGTACGCGGAGAACTTCGCCGATCAGGTGGCCGAGCTCGAGGCGGACAGTCCGGTCGTCGTCGCGGTGGAGAACATGTTCCCGATGCGCGCCGACACCCTGTTCGGGCGTGGGGCACGGTCGGTGAAGCGGTTGGAGCGCCGCGGCGGTCCCGGCATCGGGCTCACCGCGTTCAGCCCGTCCTACGACCCGACAGACACCGGCTTCGCGCACTACACGCTGGATCTGTCGCACACCGCGACCGCGGGCGCGGACCCGTTGGCGCTGGCCGCCCGGATGGGTCAGGGGCTGGCGCATCTGCATCTTGCCGACGGGCGCGGCGCGGCGCACGACGAGCACCTGATCCCGGGCGAGGGCACCCAGCCGTGCGTCGAGCTCTGCGAGACGCTGGTCCGCAACGGCTTCACCGGGCAGGCGGTCGCGGAGATCAACACCCAGAACGCGCGCACCACCCAGGCCAGGGCGGCGATGCTGCACCGCACGCTGGCGTTCGCGCGCCTGCATCTCAACGGCGTCACCGCCCCCGCTCCGGCAATTCATCCCTGA